In one Perca fluviatilis chromosome 7, GENO_Pfluv_1.0, whole genome shotgun sequence genomic region, the following are encoded:
- the bves gene encoding blood vessel epicardial substance isoform X1 gives MSSTPELPPFLFTTLPSFPSATPGVPTAEVNATSCQEWEQAHHLLFHLGSLSLLLGLVIPTTLGLHMILLRLLLMTGCGFFIVWATLYRCNLDVMVWNVVFLVVNFMHLFFLLYKRRPIKIDRELRSIYKRMFEPLHVREALFQRLTGQFCTIQTLKKGQAYAAEDKTSVDERLSILLKGKMKVSYRGHFLHNIYTNSFIDSPEFRSTEMHRGEKFQVTIVAEENCKFLCWSRERLTYFLESDTFLNEVFRYLIGKDITNKLYSLNDPTLSDKAVKKMERQPSLCSQLSMTQMRNSMASTSDTDDVLNQILRGGSAGSSLQSPGTKTSSKMKPIEEGMEDDVFEEPAPSKSRRSTKEV, from the exons ATGTCTTCTACCCCAGAGCTGCCCCCCTTCCTCTTCACCACGCTGCCCTCCTTCCCCTCGGCCACTCCAGGAGTCCCGACGGCGGAGGTCAATGCCACCTCGTGCCAGGAGTGGGAGCAGGCCCACCACCTCCTCTTCCATCTGGGGAGCCTGTCCCTGCTGCTGGGTCTGGTCATCCCTACCACCCTGGGCCTGCACATGATCCTGCTGCGCCTCCTCCTGATGACAG GATGTGGTTTCTTCATTGTGTGGGCGACTCTGTACAGGTGCAACCTGGATGTGATGGTTTGGAACGTGGTGTTTCTGGTGGTCAACTTCATGCACTTGTTCTTCCTGCTGTACAAGCGCAGGCCG ATTAAGATCGACAGGGAGCTGCGGTCCATCTACAAGCGGATGTTTGAGCCCCTCCATGTGCGGGAGGCTCTGTTTCAGAGGCTCACGGGACAGTTCTGCACCATCCAGACCCTGAAGAAAGGCCAGGCCTACGCTGCCGAGGACAAGACGTCTGTGGACGAACGCCTCAGCATTCTCCTCAAAGGAAA GATGAAGGTATCATACCGAGGCCATTTCCTCCACAACATCTATACCAATTCATTTATTGACTCTCCAGAGTTCAGGTCCACTGAGAtgcacagaggagagaagttTCAG gtgacCATCGTGGCAGAGGAGAACTGTAAGTTCCTGTGTTGGTCTCGAGAGAGGCTCACCTACTTCCTGGAGTCAGATACTTTCCTCAATGAGGTGTTCCGGTACCTCATTGGCAAAGACATCACCAACAAACTGTACTCTCTGAATGACCCCACACTCAGTGACAAG GCAGTGAAGAAGATGGAACGCCAGCCCAGCCTGTGCTCTCAACTGTCGATGACGCAGATGAGGAACAGCATGGCGAGCACCAGCGACACTGACGATGTCCTGAACCAGATCCTACGAGGAGGATCGGCTGGATCATCGCTCC aatccCCTGGCACTAAAACCTCCTCAAAGATGAAGCCCATAGAAGAAGGCATGGAGGATGACGTTTTTGAAGAACCTGCGCCCTCCAAGTCTCGCCGTTCCACTAAGGAAGTGTAG
- the bves gene encoding blood vessel epicardial substance isoform X2: MSSTPELPPFLFTTLPSFPSATPGVPTAEVNATSCQEWEQAHHLLFHLGSLSLLLGLVIPTTLGLHMILLRLLLMTGCGFFIVWATLYRCNLDVMVWNVVFLVVNFMHLFFLLYKRRPIKIDRELRSIYKRMFEPLHVREALFQRLTGQFCTIQTLKKGQAYAAEDKTSVDERLSILLKGKMKVSYRGHFLHNIYTNSFIDSPEFRSTEMHRGEKFQVTIVAEENCKFLCWSRERLTYFLESDTFLNEVFRYLIGKDITNKLYSLNDPTLSDKAVKKMERQPSLCSQLSMTQMRNSMASTSDTDDVLNQILRGGSAGSSLRYCNHECLSEDQFTGEYSIGLFP; the protein is encoded by the exons ATGTCTTCTACCCCAGAGCTGCCCCCCTTCCTCTTCACCACGCTGCCCTCCTTCCCCTCGGCCACTCCAGGAGTCCCGACGGCGGAGGTCAATGCCACCTCGTGCCAGGAGTGGGAGCAGGCCCACCACCTCCTCTTCCATCTGGGGAGCCTGTCCCTGCTGCTGGGTCTGGTCATCCCTACCACCCTGGGCCTGCACATGATCCTGCTGCGCCTCCTCCTGATGACAG GATGTGGTTTCTTCATTGTGTGGGCGACTCTGTACAGGTGCAACCTGGATGTGATGGTTTGGAACGTGGTGTTTCTGGTGGTCAACTTCATGCACTTGTTCTTCCTGCTGTACAAGCGCAGGCCG ATTAAGATCGACAGGGAGCTGCGGTCCATCTACAAGCGGATGTTTGAGCCCCTCCATGTGCGGGAGGCTCTGTTTCAGAGGCTCACGGGACAGTTCTGCACCATCCAGACCCTGAAGAAAGGCCAGGCCTACGCTGCCGAGGACAAGACGTCTGTGGACGAACGCCTCAGCATTCTCCTCAAAGGAAA GATGAAGGTATCATACCGAGGCCATTTCCTCCACAACATCTATACCAATTCATTTATTGACTCTCCAGAGTTCAGGTCCACTGAGAtgcacagaggagagaagttTCAG gtgacCATCGTGGCAGAGGAGAACTGTAAGTTCCTGTGTTGGTCTCGAGAGAGGCTCACCTACTTCCTGGAGTCAGATACTTTCCTCAATGAGGTGTTCCGGTACCTCATTGGCAAAGACATCACCAACAAACTGTACTCTCTGAATGACCCCACACTCAGTGACAAG GCAGTGAAGAAGATGGAACGCCAGCCCAGCCTGTGCTCTCAACTGTCGATGACGCAGATGAGGAACAGCATGGCGAGCACCAGCGACACTGACGATGTCCTGAACCAGATCCTACGAGGAGGATCGGCTGGATCATCGCTCC GTTACTGTAACCATGAGTGCCTTTCAGAAGACCAGTTTACAGGAGAGTATTCCATTGGTTTATTTCCCTAA